The region GACTTCCAAGGTCTCCTCTTCCGAGAGAAAACGAGCTTTACCATTCTTGCTGTCTACACGGTAGGGgaggtgcagcagcagcttcctgtAAAAGAGGACAGTGAATTTCAACGTCTCAGACTGTGTGAGCAATTAAGATGGCACTGCAAGTTACTCTTGCAATTTGTCAATCAGTATACCAAGGAATGTTCTTTCAGTATATCTCGTTCTCATGACGGGTTGTGGGGTTCCTGCAATACCTGATGCACAGCTATACAGGCCCTGAAATATTTCCAACACTATTCCTTTCTTTTGGCTGTGGCTATGACAACAGTTTCCAATGATGGATTGTGAGCTCTCTCCACTGTTCTTGCTTTTGCACAgtgctgcattttaaatgcagaggaaggaggagctgcATTGATAATGTTCTCCTGGTGGTAAAAATCTGAATAATGCCTAAAGCCTGAACATGTCTTCAGGAGTTTGTCTTCTCCAGTAAAAAGAAGTAAGTGGTGCAGCCTGATTAGAGATCCCAGTTTCACAAAGGATATGTTTACACTGCAAAGCACAGTTCAGGTATGAGAATGGACTTACAGTCATGAAGTTGCTGGAATTTTAACCTACATTGAAGATTAATTCAGTGATCCCCTACCTGTGGCTTAAGCACATAATACACAAAGAAAGGCTGGATCTTGGACTCGGGAACTATTCCACAGTTCCTTGCTATGTCAGACAAGACTTCCGGTTTATCTCCTTACGACGATGTCTCAGTCTGGACCCATTCAACTCTTCTCGCTGACAACAGTTCAAACTTACTTTCTCATGCAAATTCTGGACTCTTTCCCCTCTTATCCCAGGCTTATATATTAACAATATGAATGATGGGCCAGTCTTGGACCTCCACTCTACTGACAGTGCAAACAGAATCAAGGACACTTTAGAATCAAGAGATCTGCCCAGCCAAACTCTATAAAGCCCAACAAGACAACATGGTAGCATAGAGGGGGGTTACTTTAAATTGGGATTTAAGTCATGCTGATTCTTTCTCAGACCTTTTCAGCTGTCTTGTAGGAGCCATGCCTGAAAGATGTACAGTCAAAACACCTTTGCACCATACCTACTGAAGGCAAACATTTGCTGTAATTTGGAAAAGTCCTTAAAATCAGCTTGGCTTAGAATCAGCCCCAGGACTACAGAGTTAGAAACAGTTCCTTTGAGCCCTCCTACACATCCATGAGAATACAGTGTTTTTCAGTACGTAGAAATTGAaatcttgtttgtttctttcgTACTGAGAAAACTTGCACTACCACTACCAgttccagagggcagacttcagcctgttcaggacactggttgagagggtcacttgggagacagtcctgaatggaaaaggggtccaggaaggccggaccttcttcaggaaggaaaccttaaaggtgcaggagcaggcagcccccatgtgccgtaagaagagccggcggaGAAGACaactggcctggctgaatggggagcttttgctgggactcaggaaaaaaaggagagtttatcacctttgcaagaaggggcaggaaactgaagaagaatacaaggacctcgttaggtcatgcagtgagggaattagaaaggcaaaagcccagctagagcttcatctggccacagtcataagggataacaaaaaatgcttctacaactacattaacaacaaaacgAGAaacaaggagaatctccatcctttactggatgcaggggggaacattgtcacgaaggatgaggaaaagtctgaggtacttaatgccttctttgcctcagtctttaatagccacaccaggtatcctcagggtatccagctccctgagctggaagacaaggatggagagcaaaataaactccccgtgatccaggaggaagcagttaatgacctgctatgccacctggacacccacaagtctatggggcctgatggcatccacccaagggtgctgatggagctggcagagcagcttgccaagccaccctccatcatttatcaacagtcctggttaacaggggaggtcccggatgactggaggattgccaacgtgacactcatctacaagaagggccagaaggaggatccggagaactacaggcctgtcaggctgacctcggtgctggggaagattatggagaggttcatctggagggcgctcacagggcatgtgcaggacaaccaagggatcaggcccagccagcacgggttcatgaaaggcaggtcctgcttgaccaacctgatctccttctatgaccaggtgacccacctagtggatgagggacaGGCTGtgaatgttgtctacctggactttagtaaagccttcgacactgtctcccacagtattctcctggagaagctggtgaatcgtggcttagacaggtgcactcttcgctgggtaaaaaactggctggacagccaagcccagagagtcatcGTGAATGGAGacaaatccagttggcagccggtcacaagtggactcccccagggctcagttttggggctggtcttgcttaatatatttatcgacaatctggatgagggaattgagtgctccctcagcaagtttgcagacgacaccaagttgggcgggagtgttgatctgctcgagggtaggaaggctctgcagagggatctggacaggctggatccatgggccgaggccaattgtatgcagttcaacaaggccaagtaccaAGTactgcacttgggtcacaacaaccccatgcaacgctacaggcttggggacgagagggtggaaagctcccctgcagaaaaggacctgggggtgttgattgacagctggctgaatatgagccagcagtgtgcccaggtggccaagaaggccagcggcatcctggcctgtatcagaaacagtgtagccagcaggagcagggaggtgatcgtgcccctgtactcggtgctggtgaggccgcacctcgaatgctgtgttcagttttgggcccctcactacaagaaggacactgaggtgctggagcatgtccagagaagggcaacaaagctggtgaggggtctggagcacaagtcttatgaggagtggctgagggaactggggttgttcagtctggagaagaggaggctgaggggagacctcatcgctctctacaattacctgaaagggggttgcagagaggtgggtgttggtctcttctcccaagtgactagtgacaggacaagaggaaagggcctcaagttgcctcaggggaggtttaggctggatgttaggaaaaatttctttcctgagagagtggtgaaacactggaacaggctgcccagggaggtggtggagtcaccctcactggaggtgttcaaggaacgcatggacgtggcattgcaggacatggtttagtggccatggtggtgttgggctgatggttggacttgatgatcttacagttcttttccaaccttagtgattctgtggtattTGTGAAAGCGGCACTGGCTCAGGCTGTACCCAAGCAACCATTAGATTTACGGCAAACTTTTTGTTTGCTAGGCTTGTGACTAGAGACAGCTGGATACTAAGAAGATAACAGCAGATCTGAGTCACCAAAAAGACagaactgcaaaagaaaaaggatgctGAGGTTTTCCTATATCTGCGGTATTGCATTGAGTTACCTCTTTAAACTACCTATAGGTTCTGCAAGTCATTAGCTGAACAATTATTCCCCCTGATTTTCCAGTTTGAGAGCTAGCACTTCCAAACATTCTTCCACTCGTGTTGCATCTTTGGGTTAAATCCAACCAGGGGGTAATCAACTCAGCTGGGTATTGTCTGTGAGAAAGATGGCTTTTCTATAGTTAGTCTGCTAGGGACAGAAGTTATTTGGGCCTTAATCCATGGCCTGCACTTTGAATTTATTTGTAGGAAGCTGTTCACATATGGATCTTCCCACATCCCATTCAATGCCAGCCCAGAGAAGGTTAAGATTTCTTGTGAAAGCACTCTATTGTGAAGAAGGActtaaagcaaaacagacaTGGGAATTATCTGGAAATCTCAGGCACGGCAATTGCACGCTGAGGGAAATAAGGAGGAAGACTGACAAGTCTGAGAGTATACCAGTCAGTAGATTATCTTTGTAGGTTTGAAATAGCCctatataaaaaaaccaaaactcaaAGGAAATATCTTTAGGGAAACCTTGTAACAtttccatctctgcatcccTGCCTGGATATGTCCACAATTTGGATTTCCCCTGCTGCAAATGTATCTACACATTTTTGACCATCTTCAGTTACTTATTTGTACAAATTAGTGTTTAGAAAGCAAACTCCCAAGAAGTCCTTCAAGACCGTGGGCAGTTTTTTGCCAGACATTTGGGGCCCTTGAAGTCTTGCTGTTTAAGTAGCCAAAACCTGTCTTAAAGCTATTTTTGCTAGAACAGTATCGCAGATTCAAAGCTAGCACAATATACACCTACAGACGGACTATGGTGGGTTTTGTCTATATCTATTTTTCATGTGCAATTAATAATCAGACCTTCACCTTTAGCTTATCTTTCCACACAGCATTCAGTGGAAGGTTTGGTTAAACCTcctttcaaacaaaatattaactGTACTTCTACCAATTGTGTTTCACTTACTTTTTGGGAGTTCGAAGGTCAAGAACCTTGTCCTGGATATCTAATGTGATGTCTGAGTACTTTGTCTCTGGCAGGTtgattttaatctgaaatgaTGGGCAGAGGTAAAGCTGTGATGAGATATGCAGCCCTACGAGCCACGAAAGATCTCATCTCCATGAATATTTTGATGCTAGTGTCAAAGAGCAGCATTCTGAGTAGGCAATTTGTATCAGAGAAGATATGACAGTGATAATCATTTGTATCGGAGAAAATAGGACAGTGATAATCATTGCTTTCAATAGCTTAGCGACGTGTATTGATACgctattttcttcaaaatcttgAGCTGATAATGTACTTGACAGGTATTCTACATCCAGCAAAACCCCCTGGCTTTGTGTGTGCCAAGAACAGCTTGCTTCGATTAGAAAAATTGCACAGCAGTTCTACCTGTCCTGAAGTTCAGAAAGCAGGGAAGTCTTTGATCATACAATAATGGGAAACGATCTGATACCTGTAACTTTAAAGACTGTCAGTATTGTAGCATTCTGCTAACTCACATACCTTGTAGTAAATGCAGGCAGATGAAAAccacctccttcccacccctctcccctccaaaaCTGTGTCCAAGATGGAACTTCATCTTAGAGCTACTTTTTATTTCCATCAAGTCTGTATGTGGCATATACATTTGCACAGATTCTCTTGAGTACACTAGGTCCGTGAGGAGATACGCAGAGCTCCTCAGGTTAGCAAGTGTGAGTATCATCTACAAATGCTTGGAAGAACCACGAGAAAATTCTACAGGAGGCCAAAGGCAGCAATAGAGCTTGGTGTTTACATTCTGTCCCTCAAGAAGGCAGCAGGATTgaaaagggcagagaaagagcacAAAGAAGGGATGGGAGATACAGGTTCAGCTCACCACCATATCTTCACAGCAGGCTGTGGAGGGGTCTTTCCTGCTCATCCCAAAGAAGACGTCCTCTGTTCCCACACACTGTTTGAATAAAATCTGATACCTGAGGAAGAGAAGTAGTTGCCTAGTAATACtggagaaggggcaggaggCTAAAGGAGATTGTATTTCTCAGAGGACCGTAAATATCCTCATCGCATtgtctctcctccttttcagtCTCCCTTCAAGCCTTCAACCCGTCTGCACTGGGTTTCTGTTCAGAGCAATGACTGAGTTAGCTAGAAGGCAGATGAAGGTCATTCACTCCACCTTCCAAGGCACTCACTTTGCTGCCTCTACTTCACTAACCAGCCTTTGCAGGATCAGGAAATGCATCCTAAGTGAATAGGGTACTTACCAACTAGTCAAACACCACAGACTCTTGGGAAACGCATTTGAAAAGGATGCTGTCGCAGTTACGCGTGTTCTCTTCTGTCAGGCAGCCTGAGCATTCTTGCAGCCTGAGCGTAACACACCTTTGCCAAATTTCAATTCTTTTGCGTTCAGCCgacatttattttctccccctccacGTCTACAAAATGTAGAATCACGTACTCCCTTGCTCTTGAGACTTAATGAGGAAATGCAAACTAAATTTGTCTTTAGAACATGCGTTACTCCTACTAAATAGGGCAAAATAAGTGGAGTGAGTCACTTCTCGAAGCCGTTGGAAAGAGTGTATGGAAACTCTTTTTCATATCTCCAGTGTTCATTTGTGTACGTAATAATTCCTGAGTCAATGAGAAATCTGTCTAATGGCTCTGGATGCACCTCTCTAGCCATCTGTTTTCCGTTTGGGCTGTTTTCCTTGATTCAGTTTGATGAACTATTACAAAGACTCATACTCTCTTTTCATCTGTGCAACACAGGACATAATTGCTTGAGGCTAAAGAAGCCCTGCGTTTTAcccaggagggaggggaagggtcaAAAAATGGCATGAGAAAAGCTTCCGTTGTGCCCACCATATAAAGAGAGCGTGTTCTATACCTCACACAGGTGACAGTCTCAAGAACAACTGTATGTGAGGCCATAGGTGAATGCCaaatcattttcagaaatgctgagtcCAAGTTCAGGTGGGTCTCAGTCCCGTGTTTAGATCAGGAAACTGAACACCTAATGGCATGACTTAGGtgcagagaaaaatgaggatTCTGGACCACAAACTAGCGTACGACGTGCAGCTTCATGGGCTTCAGCCCATCTGCTCCAGCATTTAGCACTCCAGGATATTGCATCAGAACACAATGATTAGAAATGCAAAGGCTGCTTTGTGGATTGACCCTGAAGGCTTTCTGACCTCCACAAACTACAAGTAACATGCCTGATGGTATCTATTTCAAGAACGTTTTTGTTATAGTTTTTCTATGGACAAGGGAAAAGGCTCTGGTTTTAAGGCTGTCCCTTGACAAACTAAGCTTGAATGACAAGATTTAAAAGTTCAAAACTGCCTGCATATAGCCTTCCTTCCCGTAGTACTATTTGTCTCTGAAGAGCTTAAttctttgaaatgcaaatacaaGTTGGAGTACTTTATGAATTGATGACtatgaaaaatgaatgcatcTCCGTTGCAGCGGGAAAAGACAGGTATTTCACACAAACGGTGTATCTGAAAGCTAGTAAACCATTTTGCTGGCCTACTTCCCCTCCTAATCTCACTTTATACAAGTATCTTGACACTACATAAGTAGTCTTATGACGGGAAAAACCAACTCTACATTTCTGTTATGAGATCAGAAGGTTTCCAAGAGAGAGGTTAAAATCAACTCCTCATGGGTTGCTGCTTTAGATGCCACACTGAtgcccttcctttctccttccatgACACCAGCTTTTCAGATGGCTGTTTAACTCATATTTCCATTAATGCTACGTAGAGCCCATGCAGGCAGTCTCAGCTCACTTACTCCGGCTGTTCTCTAGGGTCCCAGGTATCATCAAATTCAGATCCTTCTGGGACCTCCTCTGTATTCCAAAtagttttcctgttttcagatttCACTTGAAAAGTACCTGTAAGTGATGCGAAAAATCACGCTGTCAGATTTTGGAATGTCTCTGTTCCTCCAGCTTTGCTGAAAACTTAGATTTTTGTAGACTTTAGAAAACTCTTTGTACTAAAAGCATTCTAGTTCACGATTACGGTCCCCTTCACCTCAGTATCTTAGGAATAAGAATTTGCAGAGGGAGGATGTTTTATCTTCCTTTCCCTTAAATCTCCTTCACCCAACCTCTCTGTCAAGGAAATCCTCCTTTCAGGCATAAAATACCTAGCCCTTCAAAATGGGTGAAGTGTAGAAGTATGAAATGTTAATCTTCCCCAAGCCCCCCGACATGAGATTTTTAAGAGAGCAGCGTCATTTACAAAGGACCTCCTCCTCACAAAGAAATCCCGTTCTTCCCATTAATTATTGAGCACAGCCCAGATGAGGTACTGAAGACACATGAAAGTTCACGAGCAGAACACTATGGTTTACGCCTGTCCTacatggaaaaatgtattttctagtAAGCTGGTAAATCTGCAacttggaggtttttaaaacagactCTCTGGTCATTGTTGGAATCCCAGGCAAAAACACTCTATTTGTTCTCTTTGCTACAGCTCCTTTCCTGCTACACTCATCCTGGGCCTTGTTGAAGCTCTTCCTCCTCATAGGCATAGGCTCAGTTCCACACAGTTTACTCCATGATGGTCCTTTCAGGTGAGTACTTAGAAGTCCATCTCCCTTGTTTGTGCTAAGTGAGCATTAACAGTTCCATGAGAGTACTTATACGGAGCTGTTTGCTGCTCAGTTATGATTCCCCTCAGGCCGTGACCAGGTTGTGCTCTGTACTCTGCTTATCATCGCCACTTGAGGCTGCTGTGCTCTGGAGTTaccctttctgcttctctttgtaTATTTTGCAGTTAAGCTTTCAGGAGAAGAAGAATTCCACAGTGTAATTGTAAAAACATAATGCTATTTCCATCTCAAAGGTCAGTGACCACTCTCTTATTGAGGCAAACCCCATCAGTGGTAACTTACTACAGCTGTTACAGTCTGCTAACATGGGACTGAATGCTAAACCATACAAACACTCCTCCTTACCAGTGGTCTCTTTCTTCACTGGTCCAATACTACCAGGAGTCATGGCGCTAACAGAACAGTGTGGctgcaaaaaaggcaaatggaaCTGCAATCAATTTTCACAGAGCCCAGCTCATTAACAATGATAATGtcaataaatataaaatgttatcTGAGGTCAAACAAATCCTTGCTAGAATCCAAAAAAT is a window of Gavia stellata isolate bGavSte3 chromosome 14, bGavSte3.hap2, whole genome shotgun sequence DNA encoding:
- the LOC132318183 gene encoding dynein axonemal assembly factor 6-like gives rise to the protein MAAAASGKRDRDRHRQRPRTRAKEEEEGAAAAQLPQPTVGIGMDSVSSGSSLQFLAKLLCDAQEDDDDDDDEHVPHCSVSAMTPGSIGPVKKETTGTFQVKSENRKTIWNTEEVPEGSEFDDTWDPREQPEYQILFKQCVGTEDVFFGMSRKDPSTACCEDMVIKINLPETKYSDITLDIQDKVLDLRTPKKKLLLHLPYRVDSKNGKARFLSEEETLEVTLRVSRKFDFINFV